In one Acetobacter sp. genomic region, the following are encoded:
- the pqqB gene encoding pyrroloquinoline quinone biosynthesis protein PqqB: MIDLIVLGAAAGGGFPQWNSNAEGCRRARSGDPLAPARTQASIAISGDGEEWFVVNASPDLRQQINQTPALHPKTGLRSTPIAGVILTGAEVDTITGLLTMRERQPFQILATRQVLDQLDANPIFEAVNRSVVTRREFPLDKSVALSKSDRTSAGLSVTAFAVPGKVPLYAEKGANPAEILENGETVGLEITDGTYRALFIPGCACMTDRLRARLRGADLVLFDGTLWIDDEMVRAGLGEKTGKRMGHMSVNDTDGTIAAFRDLGVHRKVFIHINNSNPILLADSPERAETEAAGWEVSYDGMRITL, from the coding sequence ATGATCGACCTTATTGTTCTCGGCGCCGCCGCAGGCGGTGGCTTCCCCCAATGGAACTCGAACGCGGAAGGCTGCCGACGCGCCCGTTCTGGCGACCCTCTGGCTCCGGCCCGCACACAGGCTTCCATCGCCATCAGCGGTGACGGTGAGGAATGGTTCGTGGTCAACGCCTCGCCCGACCTTCGCCAGCAGATCAACCAGACCCCTGCCCTTCATCCAAAGACAGGACTGCGTTCCACACCGATCGCCGGAGTCATTCTGACCGGCGCGGAAGTGGACACCATCACCGGCCTTCTCACCATGCGTGAGCGGCAACCTTTCCAGATTCTGGCGACGCGGCAGGTCCTCGACCAGTTGGACGCCAATCCGATTTTCGAGGCGGTGAACCGTTCCGTCGTAACACGCAGAGAGTTTCCTCTCGACAAAAGCGTTGCTCTTTCCAAATCGGACAGAACCTCGGCCGGACTGTCCGTGACGGCTTTCGCAGTCCCGGGCAAGGTTCCGCTCTATGCCGAAAAAGGCGCCAATCCTGCGGAGATTCTTGAAAACGGCGAAACTGTCGGACTGGAAATCACCGACGGCACATACCGTGCCCTGTTCATTCCCGGCTGCGCCTGCATGACGGATCGTCTCCGTGCGCGTCTGCGGGGAGCAGACCTCGTGCTGTTCGACGGCACGCTATGGATCGACGATGAAATGGTCAGAGCGGGTCTGGGCGAAAAAACCGGCAAGCGCATGGGGCATATGTCGGTCAACGACACCGACGGCACGATTGCCGCCTTCCGCGATCTCGGTGTGCACCGCAAGGTCTTCATCCATATCAACAACTCGAATCCCATTCTGCTGGCCGACTCTCCCGAGCGGGCCGAGACGGAAGCCGCCGGATGGGAAGTCTCTTACGACGGCATGAGGATCACCCTATGA
- the pqqA gene encoding pyrroloquinoline quinone precursor peptide PqqA, with translation MAWNTPKITEVPLGAEINSYVCGQKK, from the coding sequence ATGGCATGGAACACACCGAAAATCACCGAAGTCCCTCTGGGCGCAGAAATCAACAGCTACGTCTGTGGCCAGAAGAAATAA
- a CDS encoding cation:proton antiporter, which yields MAGFIALVADVGIFVLVPWVLWRLFGKILPIVVLPILLGMGMAVLHVPVVDMGIPSAIGDEIGWVAVLVLAFTAGLEMWQHPGEDTSPHAVPQTSVGRLLGGAAVALGGPLLIGSILAYEFFLPLKGWHPPHAAPWVAAISIGLCIAVSALPVLIGVVRELDTSQRPLGQLALKLAVVDDAALWIGLAILQFAEKGSAALHGWTGLEFLAVALLAGLAAAGSWASRHFRHPPSWVIWATVPVYLAAGSWASKQLGLHELIGAYFAGAIMPPSWVRRLPVEKVGTFALIWLAPLFFGHSGLHINGDALTWPSVVASFSLVAISIIAKIASVYVFPPAPNLSRRQALAIGSLLQCKGLMEIVAATILLGQGMISEFAFASLMMLAVISTMLTGPMFRLVAPRAVITRG from the coding sequence ATGGCGGGTTTTATCGCTCTTGTTGCGGATGTCGGAATATTTGTTTTGGTTCCGTGGGTACTGTGGAGACTTTTTGGTAAAATACTGCCAATAGTTGTTCTTCCTATACTTTTGGGTATGGGAATGGCTGTTCTGCATGTTCCGGTCGTGGACATGGGCATACCCTCCGCCATCGGCGATGAAATCGGCTGGGTGGCCGTTCTGGTGCTGGCTTTTACGGCGGGTCTGGAAATGTGGCAGCACCCGGGAGAAGACACATCTCCTCACGCCGTTCCCCAGACATCCGTCGGACGGCTGCTTGGTGGAGCCGCGGTGGCGCTGGGTGGCCCGTTACTGATCGGCTCCATTCTGGCCTACGAGTTCTTTCTTCCCCTGAAGGGCTGGCATCCTCCTCATGCCGCGCCTTGGGTGGCGGCGATTTCAATCGGTCTCTGCATCGCCGTCAGCGCGTTGCCTGTTCTGATCGGAGTGGTGCGTGAACTGGATACATCCCAACGACCGCTTGGCCAGTTGGCTCTCAAGCTGGCTGTCGTCGATGACGCGGCGCTCTGGATTGGCCTCGCCATTCTTCAGTTCGCGGAAAAGGGGAGCGCCGCCCTGCATGGCTGGACCGGGCTGGAGTTTCTGGCTGTCGCCCTGCTCGCGGGTCTGGCGGCCGCAGGATCGTGGGCTTCCCGGCATTTCAGGCACCCCCCTTCATGGGTCATCTGGGCGACTGTGCCGGTTTATCTGGCGGCGGGCTCATGGGCGAGCAAGCAACTCGGCTTGCATGAGCTTATCGGCGCCTATTTCGCCGGTGCGATCATGCCGCCGAGCTGGGTCCGCCGTCTTCCTGTGGAAAAGGTCGGGACTTTCGCGCTGATCTGGCTGGCGCCGCTTTTCTTCGGGCATAGCGGTCTGCACATCAATGGCGACGCTCTGACATGGCCTTCGGTAGTGGCTTCCTTCAGCCTCGTGGCTATTTCCATCATCGCCAAGATTGCTTCGGTCTACGTATTCCCGCCTGCTCCCAATCTGAGCAGACGGCAGGCGCTGGCAATCGGCTCCCTGTTGCAGTGCAAGGGGCTGATGGAAATTGTTGCGGCCACCATTCTGCTGGGGCAGGGCATGATCTCCGAGTTTGCGTTTGCCTCGCTCATGATGCTGGCGGTCATTTCCACCATGCTGACGGGACCGATGTTCCGGCTTGTCGCGCCGCGTGCGGTCATCACGCGGGGCTGA
- a CDS encoding paraquat-inducible protein A: MASSLPSRLYRSALNFTRGKQLHSSHVQVVDDLVECPCCGEFQQLGKIEPGTVARCGRCGQLLERRNKGGALATPLAFCITSAALYLATLASSLMTLNLYGRERSVDLLTGPMELLHEGWGEVGVLVGLVTIFAPGIVIAMMGMILTAAFFEELPDWAPHLLAWYEKLRPWSMMEVYILGIFVAYTKLVEMAHVEVGPAAYLIAALMISMAATDQTLDQERIWQRRRVEGSIQLPDGHQMQVERVCMSDLGGRMPPPEHMLSCHSCGLVGVFPEPVPQTRSVGLCPRCGHSLCKRKNNSLSRTAALLLSAFVFYLPANLFPVMTVIKVGSGGGHTIIEGAIELWKDDMVPLSLLVLFASVTVPVAKIVGLSYMIVTTKLRSTKKLMFRSKLFRIIDIIGRWSMIDVFMISILVAVVRFSSLANVVANAGVVSFAAVVVITIFAAHCFDPRLMWDVAGRNGRFPEDDACAGNEASQFHEARDPEGQDKMEPVKA; the protein is encoded by the coding sequence ATGGCGTCGTCCTTACCTTCCCGGCTGTATCGCAGCGCATTGAACTTTACGCGCGGCAAACAGCTTCACAGCAGTCATGTTCAGGTTGTTGACGATCTGGTCGAATGCCCCTGTTGCGGTGAATTCCAGCAACTGGGAAAGATTGAGCCCGGCACCGTGGCACGATGCGGGCGCTGTGGTCAGCTTCTGGAGAGGCGTAACAAGGGAGGGGCGCTGGCAACTCCTCTGGCCTTCTGCATTACTTCTGCGGCCCTGTATCTAGCGACTCTGGCCTCTTCCCTGATGACGCTCAATCTGTACGGGCGGGAGCGGTCCGTGGACCTCCTCACGGGGCCAATGGAGCTGCTCCATGAGGGCTGGGGCGAGGTCGGTGTTCTGGTGGGGCTGGTGACTATTTTCGCTCCGGGCATCGTGATCGCGATGATGGGCATGATCCTGACGGCGGCCTTTTTCGAGGAACTTCCTGACTGGGCACCGCATCTTCTGGCCTGGTACGAAAAACTTCGTCCATGGTCGATGATGGAAGTCTATATCCTCGGCATCTTCGTGGCTTATACCAAACTGGTGGAGATGGCGCATGTGGAGGTTGGGCCTGCGGCCTACCTTATCGCAGCCCTGATGATCAGCATGGCGGCGACGGACCAGACGCTGGATCAGGAACGAATCTGGCAACGTCGCCGGGTCGAGGGGAGCATTCAGCTTCCCGATGGTCATCAGATGCAGGTGGAACGTGTCTGCATGTCGGATCTTGGCGGTCGCATGCCGCCACCCGAGCATATGCTGTCCTGTCATTCCTGCGGACTTGTCGGAGTGTTCCCCGAGCCGGTGCCGCAGACGAGAAGCGTCGGGCTGTGTCCGCGCTGTGGCCACAGCCTCTGTAAGCGGAAAAACAACAGCCTGTCGCGTACTGCGGCTCTGCTGCTCTCCGCCTTTGTGTTCTATCTGCCCGCCAATCTTTTCCCTGTCATGACGGTCATCAAGGTGGGAAGCGGCGGGGGACACACCATTATCGAGGGCGCCATAGAACTGTGGAAAGACGACATGGTCCCGCTTTCCCTGCTGGTTCTGTTCGCCAGTGTTACAGTTCCCGTCGCGAAGATTGTCGGTCTGAGCTACATGATCGTCACGACGAAGCTGCGATCGACGAAAAAGCTGATGTTCCGTTCGAAGCTGTTCAGGATCATCGATATTATCGGTCGCTGGTCCATGATCGACGTTTTCATGATCTCCATTCTGGTCGCGGTCGTCCGCTTTAGCTCATTGGCCAATGTCGTGGCCAACGCAGGCGTGGTGTCGTTCGCGGCTGTCGTGGTGATCACCATTTTTGCAGCGCATTGCTTTGACCCACGTCTGATGTGGGATGTCGCGGGGCGTAATGGTCGGTTTCCGGAAGACGACGCCTGTGCCGGAAACGAAGCATCACAGTTCCACGAGGCACGAGACCCTGAGGGACAGGACAAGATGGAGCCGGTAAAAGCGTGA
- a CDS encoding PqiB family protein, whose protein sequence is MTSEQNNSSSQQSAGRRGQDDGRLPEANISKTRFSIIWIIPIISVLIAGFLLWRSLYNRGPEILITFDTADGLTSGQTQVKNKAVTLGTVSSITLSKDMHHVDVRVQMNSSASGLLTDKSRFWVVRPRINGASVTGLETLLSGAYIAFDPGVGGEQRTTVFRGLESPPGIQSDQPGRTYTLVAPAIGSIGPGAPVFFRDVDVGEVLGYTLPPGGVGPVMIQFFVREPYDHYLHTNTRFWNASGVKVGFGAGGLKVQMQSIQALFSGGIAFSLKSSSTDDDETEAPANTIFQLYDDQESADNAGYHERVPVATYLSSSVAGLAVGSSVSMFGIQIGSVTDVKLQIDQTTGRARVRVAMDIQPERVLSPEQIHSDTMVSTLQALVANGMRASAASVSMLTGETNISLDFVKATNDVKTYMEGNTLILPSQAGGISGIMQSLSTVSDKLAAMPLDKIGDNANNLLAHVDQRINSPEVRQALVNLRDSLKSLHDLSDSANKGLQPLMKRLPEMSDQLDRTLKNANKLLASYGGDTDFHRSLQAMVVQLGETARSLRFMTGFLANHPSSIVTGR, encoded by the coding sequence GTGACTTCCGAGCAGAATAATTCTTCTTCGCAGCAGTCTGCGGGACGCAGAGGGCAGGACGACGGCAGGCTGCCTGAAGCCAATATCAGCAAAACCCGCTTTTCCATCATCTGGATTATCCCGATCATATCGGTTCTGATTGCGGGTTTCCTGCTTTGGCGCAGCCTGTACAATCGTGGTCCGGAAATCCTCATCACGTTTGACACGGCTGACGGCCTGACCAGCGGGCAGACGCAGGTCAAGAACAAGGCCGTGACACTTGGCACGGTCTCATCCATCACACTGTCGAAAGACATGCATCACGTTGATGTCCGCGTGCAGATGAATTCCAGCGCGTCCGGGCTTCTGACTGACAAATCCCGTTTCTGGGTGGTTCGCCCGCGTATCAATGGGGCCAGCGTGACCGGACTTGAGACCCTGCTGTCGGGCGCTTATATCGCGTTCGATCCCGGTGTGGGGGGAGAACAGCGCACAACGGTATTCAGGGGCCTTGAGTCACCTCCGGGCATCCAGTCCGATCAGCCCGGCCGGACCTACACGCTGGTTGCTCCGGCCATCGGTTCGATTGGCCCCGGCGCTCCGGTTTTCTTCCGTGACGTCGATGTGGGCGAAGTGCTGGGATATACACTTCCTCCCGGCGGCGTGGGGCCGGTGATGATCCAGTTTTTCGTCCGTGAACCTTATGATCATTATCTGCATACCAACACGCGCTTCTGGAACGCCTCGGGTGTGAAGGTCGGTTTTGGGGCAGGTGGTCTGAAGGTGCAGATGCAGTCCATTCAGGCTCTTTTCTCAGGGGGTATCGCCTTCTCGCTGAAGTCCAGCAGCACGGATGACGATGAGACAGAAGCGCCCGCCAATACGATTTTCCAGCTCTATGATGATCAGGAAAGCGCGGACAACGCCGGCTATCATGAGCGTGTGCCGGTGGCGACCTATCTGTCGTCTTCAGTGGCCGGTCTTGCCGTCGGTAGCTCTGTTTCGATGTTCGGGATTCAGATCGGCTCCGTTACAGACGTCAAGTTGCAGATTGATCAGACCACAGGCCGTGCACGGGTGCGTGTCGCCATGGATATCCAGCCTGAGCGCGTTCTGTCACCGGAGCAGATTCACAGTGATACCATGGTGAGCACGTTGCAGGCTCTGGTCGCGAACGGGATGCGTGCGTCCGCCGCCAGCGTCAGCATGCTGACGGGTGAGACGAACATCTCTCTGGATTTCGTCAAGGCGACCAATGATGTCAAAACCTACATGGAGGGCAATACGCTGATCCTTCCAAGTCAGGCTGGCGGTATCAGCGGAATCATGCAGTCGCTTTCCACCGTGTCTGACAAGCTGGCCGCCATGCCGCTGGACAAGATCGGTGACAATGCGAACAACCTGCTCGCTCATGTCGATCAGCGCATCAACAGCCCGGAGGTCAGGCAGGCGCTCGTCAATCTGCGTGACTCCCTGAAAAGCCTTCATGACCTTTCTGATAGCGCGAACAAGGGCTTGCAGCCTCTGATGAAGCGTCTGCCAGAGATGAGCGATCAGCTCGATCGCACACTGAAGAACGCCAATAAGCTTCTGGCCAGTTATGGCGGTGACACGGATTTCCATCGCAGTCTTCAAGCCATGGTCGTACAGCTTGGTGAGACGGCGCGTTCGCTGCGTTTCATGACCGGTTTCCTGGCCAACCATCCTTCCTCGATTGTCACGGGACGCTGA
- a CDS encoding PqiC family protein, translated as MEKKNHPVSAGSFSRAVLGGMLLAVASVTLTACSSSDPSLYTLQPVTSAAPTVPSFSGVAVPALVEIRKPTIPETLDRDRVVLSDSGYRLDVSKSDAWSAPLADQIPHVLANDLRHRLPGTSFFVQDDATSAEPQAFVELVVTRFSRDTSGNAVMDAQVSVHRAESDALKTNRSIHLVMPAAAGTEGMVSALSTLLGQAADQIAGDIRVLPLPSGQ; from the coding sequence ATGGAAAAGAAAAACCATCCTGTCTCCGCAGGGTCTTTCTCTCGTGCAGTATTGGGCGGAATGCTTCTCGCCGTTGCCAGCGTGACGCTGACGGCATGCAGCTCCTCAGATCCATCGCTTTACACGCTTCAGCCCGTGACATCGGCAGCGCCGACAGTTCCGTCGTTCTCCGGGGTGGCGGTTCCTGCTCTGGTTGAAATCCGTAAACCGACAATTCCGGAAACACTGGACCGCGACCGTGTCGTGCTGAGCGATAGTGGCTACAGGCTGGATGTTTCAAAGTCAGACGCCTGGAGTGCGCCGCTTGCGGATCAGATTCCGCATGTTCTGGCGAATGACCTGCGTCACCGTCTGCCCGGCACAAGCTTTTTTGTGCAGGATGATGCGACGTCAGCGGAGCCGCAGGCTTTCGTCGAGCTGGTCGTGACACGTTTCTCGCGGGACACTTCCGGAAATGCCGTTATGGATGCTCAGGTTTCCGTGCATCGTGCGGAGAGCGATGCGCTGAAGACCAACAGGTCCATCCATCTGGTGATGCCCGCGGCAGCGGGTACCGAAGGTATGGTCAGCGCGCTGAGCACTCTGCTGGGACAGGCGGCGGATCAGATCGCGGGCGATATACGGGTGCTGCCCCTGCCTTCCGGACAGTAA
- a CDS encoding efflux transporter outer membrane subunit, with translation MKTHTHPSRRRIALLLAPFLLSGCMVGPDYKRPTAIISPRFKELKPAAGWQYANPALAAASKGKWWEIYNDPILNGLEDKVEINNQNVIQYEARYRNARATINAIRAQLYPTLSGSLSFNRNSTGRGSRNASSGVLVNYGTGTTSTTYTPSNSTENTYAMGPTASWDLDLWGSIRRQIQAQVTEAQATAADLANAKLSYQAQLATAYFNLRYQDSLKDLLHRTVLFYEHSYQITQNQYNAGVAEPTALLQAKTQLEQTRAQEVQAGIARAQYEHAIAVLMGEAPADLTIAPGRLSATVPVIPVSVPADLLQRRPDIAAAERRMEEYNARIGAAIAAFYPDVKLTASYSYSGDPVGALVQVANRIWSLGAAATETIFEGGARTAAVHEANANYDSYTATYRQTVLTALQGTEDQLSNLRILSEQATQQAIALDAANKAATVAMNQYLAGTEIYTTVITAQVTALSNAETALSIQQSRMVDSVSLIEALGGGWDASSLPSKGSMQTDNPLLPSFIQKDKN, from the coding sequence ATGAAGACTCATACTCACCCCTCCCGCCGTCGCATCGCCCTTCTGCTGGCGCCATTCCTGCTGTCCGGCTGCATGGTCGGTCCGGACTACAAGCGCCCCACGGCCATCATCTCTCCCCGGTTCAAGGAACTGAAACCGGCGGCAGGCTGGCAATACGCCAATCCAGCGCTGGCGGCGGCTTCCAAGGGCAAGTGGTGGGAAATCTATAATGATCCCATCCTGAACGGACTGGAAGACAAGGTCGAGATCAACAACCAGAACGTCATCCAGTATGAGGCGCGGTATCGCAATGCCCGCGCCACGATCAACGCCATTCGCGCGCAGCTTTATCCGACCCTGAGCGGCTCCCTCAGCTTCAATCGCAACAGCACGGGACGCGGGTCCCGTAATGCGTCTTCAGGTGTTCTGGTCAATTACGGAACAGGCACAACCTCGACCACCTATACGCCATCCAATTCGACGGAAAACACATACGCCATGGGCCCCACGGCCAGTTGGGATCTGGATCTGTGGGGATCGATCCGTCGCCAGATTCAGGCGCAGGTCACAGAGGCTCAGGCCACCGCCGCCGATCTGGCGAACGCCAAGCTCTCCTATCAGGCCCAGCTTGCGACCGCCTATTTCAACCTTCGGTATCAGGACAGCCTGAAAGACCTGCTGCACAGAACGGTTCTGTTTTACGAACATTCATACCAGATCACACAGAATCAATATAACGCTGGTGTCGCTGAACCGACGGCCCTGCTTCAGGCGAAGACACAGCTTGAACAGACCCGTGCGCAGGAAGTGCAGGCCGGGATCGCACGAGCGCAATATGAACACGCCATCGCCGTGCTGATGGGCGAGGCTCCGGCCGATCTGACCATAGCACCTGGTCGTCTGTCCGCTACGGTCCCCGTCATCCCGGTTTCGGTGCCCGCCGACCTGCTTCAACGTCGCCCGGACATCGCGGCGGCGGAACGACGGATGGAGGAATACAACGCCCGGATTGGCGCGGCGATCGCGGCCTTCTACCCGGACGTAAAACTGACGGCTTCCTATTCCTATAGCGGCGATCCTGTCGGCGCGCTCGTGCAGGTGGCAAACCGCATCTGGTCACTGGGTGCCGCTGCGACGGAAACCATCTTTGAAGGGGGAGCCCGGACCGCCGCCGTTCATGAAGCCAACGCAAATTATGACAGCTACACCGCCACCTATCGCCAGACAGTCCTGACAGCGTTACAGGGAACGGAAGATCAACTCTCCAATCTGCGTATTCTGTCAGAACAGGCGACCCAGCAGGCCATCGCTCTGGACGCCGCCAACAAGGCTGCTACGGTCGCGATGAACCAGTATCTGGCCGGGACGGAGATTTACACCACCGTCATCACCGCACAGGTCACAGCTCTGTCCAATGCGGAAACGGCTCTGTCGATCCAGCAAAGCCGCATGGTGGATTCCGTCAGCCTGATCGAAGCACTGGGCGGTGGCTGGGATGCGTCCTCCCTGCCAAGCAAGGGCTCCATGCAGACCGACAACCCGCTCCTTCCAAGTTTTATCCAGAAGGATAAAAACTGA